Within Betaproteobacteria bacterium, the genomic segment GCAAGGATGCTGCGACCGGCGAAATCATATACGGCTTTATCCACGGCAACTGGGCGCTGGACAATTCGCGACCCGATGGCCGCTGGTGCGGTGTCACCAATGAACTCGACGTACTGGTGCGTACCGGCTGCAGGTACGATATGACCATGCCCTCGGCGCCGAGCGATACGCAGACAGCTAAAATCAACTCGATCTATTTCGCCCGCGGCCACGACGGAAAGTGCAAATCGCACGACGCTGGCCGCGATGTAAAACGGGGCGAATGGGCCAAACCGGGTGAGCTGCTGCTTGTACAGGGGCCGCTTTGCTTCAACTGGAAGAGTCGCAAGTTCGGCGTTATACCGCGCATTGAGTCGGCCGAGATTTCGCAAGACACGCCGCCTTCCGCCGAACGGGTGGCACTGTGGGAAAGTTGCGCCATCGGCATTGACGGTGCTCCGGGCAACCTGTTCATCAAGATCCATACACACGGCGCGGTGGACGACACCATGGACATGCTGTTCGAAGGCGGCGGATTCGAGACGCTGTGGAATGCACTGGAAGCGCGCTTCCGAGACCGCCCGGGCTACCGGCTGCATTACTTCAGCGCCTGGGATATGTACCGGAAGATTCATGCGCTGGCCGCACCGGCTGGCGCAGCTCGACCGCTGGCCCATGCGAATCCTGCACTTGATCGAATCGCCCAGAGTTTGGCGGCGCGGAAAAGTCGCGATCGATCTCGCCAATGAAATGGCAAGGTCCCACGAAGTCACCATCTGCTGCGTCAAGATGTTGGGTGACCTGGCAGCGAGTGTGGATCCGCGGATTCACGTTGTGTGTCTGGACAAGGGCGAAGGCAACGACCTGCGCTTGCCGTTCAGACTTTCCCGCCTGCTGCGGGAGCGCAATATCGACGTAATGCACGCGCACAATTGGGGGGTGTACCTGGAAGCGGCGCTTGCCGGCGTGCTGGCGCGCACGCCCGTTTGCATCCAAACCGTGCACGGACCCTACATGGACTACGCGCCGGGCTGGAGTTCACAGCTGAAACGGCGTGTGCGGCACACGCTGGAGCGAATGCTGGCACCGTTGTTCGCGAAGATCGTTACCGTATCCGATTCAGTACAGACCTATATCCGCGAAGAAATCGGCATTCCGGGCTCACGCCTCGCCACCATTCACAACGGGATACAGGTGGATGAGACTGCCCACGCGCCAAAAACGGCGGCGAAGTTATCTGCATTACCGTCGGCCGACTAGCTACAATCAAAAATCAGGCGATGATGATTCGCGCCTTTCACGCCGCTGCTTGCGCCAATGCAAAATTGTGGTTGGTGGGCGATGGTCCGGAACGCGCGACATTGGAAGCATTGGCTGCGGAACTGGCGCTGGAGGATCGTGTGTCGTTTATCGGCTTTCGCCACGACGTCGCCGACCTGCTGTCGCAAAGTGACATTTTCCTGATGTCATCCAATTACGAAGGCGTGTCAATCGCGGTACTGGAAGCGATGCGCGCTTCGTTGCCGGTAATCGGCACGCAGGTTGGCGGAATGTCGGAAACAGTGAAACCTGATACCGGCGTGCTGATGCCGGCAGGCGATATCGCTGCCATGGCCGCGGCCATCAGGATGCTGGCTGACTCGCCCGAAAAGCGGCAGCAACTGGGTGCCGCCGGCCGTGAGTTCCTTATCACCGAGTTTTCGATCAACAACATGTTGACGAAATACGAGTTGCTCTACAAAGGAAATTCCGCATGAATCAGCCGCAGCGCCCTCTACGAATCCTCTACCACCACCGTACGCAGGGCCGCGGCGCGGAGGGCGTACATATCGTGAGCATCGTTCACGCACTCGAGAAAATGGGTCACCACGTGATGGTATTGTCGCCCTCGGGCGTCGACCCGATGAAGGCGGCCGGCGATGCCCCGGTCGACAAGTCGCCGGTAAAGACCAAAGGTATGCAGCGCGTCTGGAGCTGGATCAGCCGCAACCTGCCCAACTGGCTGTTCGAACTGGCCGAAATTGCCTATAACGTTCCCGCCGGGCGAAGGCTCGAGGAAGTGCTTGCCGCGTCGCACTACGACATCATCTATGAGCGGTACGCTTTCTACCTTCTGGCCGGTTCGCGCAAGGCCGCGAAATACAACATCCCGTTTGTGCTGGAAGCCAACGAAGTCAGCGGCATCAAGGACCGCGCGCGCAAGCAGAATTTCGAGAGGCTGTGCCGGCGTTTCGAGCGTTCGCTGTTCAGCCGCTGTGCCGGCATCCTGACGGTTTCCAGCCATTTGCGCGACCGCATCCTTGCCAACGGCGTGGAACCTGCGCGGGTGCGGGTCGTGCCAAACGCGGTGGATATCGAAAAATTTGCGCTCGTCAAGCGCGATCCCGGTCTCATAGCGCAACTTGGCCTCACCGGTAGCAAGGTGATGGTGGTTGCTGGCTGGTTCGACAAGTGGGACCGGCTTGATTTCCTGATGAGCGCGCTGGCAAAACTGACCGCCCCCTTTCCCGATGTCAAACTGTTGGTGGTAGGTGATGGCCCGGTGCTGGCTGAGGCGCGCACCAAGGCGGCCTCACTCGGGCTTGATAAGCACCTGGTGTTTGCCGGCGCTGTACCGCGCAAAGCGGTTCTTGGCTATCTTTGCCTGGCCGACATTGCGGTCTTGCCGCACTCAAACGAATTCGGCTCGCCGGTGGTGATGTTCGAATTCATGGGTCTCCATGTGCCGGTGGTGGCGCCCAGGCTTGCGCCCATCGAGGATGTGCATGTCGATGGCGAGACGGCGCTGCTGTTTGCGCCCTTGAAGCTGGAGGAACTAACCGACAAGCTGTCCGCGTTGCTTTCCTCAAGCGAGTTGCGCAAAGCCGTCGCCGACCGCGCCTATGCGCAACTGGTGCGTGAGCACACCTGGGAGCAGAACGCGCGGCAGATCCTGGATGTGGCTGGCAGGGCGTAACTTCCCTCCGGACAAACCAGCAAACTCCTGCATTGGCGCGGGTTTCAAGCCACTTTTCCTCGAAATGCGCGCCAGATGGCGATCTGCAACTTAGGATCGGGGCTGGCGCCCTCGCCAAACCGTGACGACTGTGCCAAAATTAATTTTATATTGATTTGTTACCGCAGATCGCGTAGCGAGCAAGCTGCCGGCCGCGCCGCCTTACCGCCACGTTTTCAGCCAATTTCCGGCCACACCTTTTGGAGCAGCCGCAATGTCGAAGGTTGACGTAATCATCCCGGCCTACAACACCCCGCTTTCGTACCTGGCCGATGCGCTCGCCAGTCTGATCGCGCAGACTATGGGCGACTGGTGCGCGTGGATCGTCGATGACGGCTCCGACGACAGCTATGGCGTGCAACTTAAGAGTCTGCTGGAGTCCTACAATGATAACCGCCTTAACTACCTGTACACGGGCCACAAGGGCGCCACCGGCTCGCGCAACGTCGCCATGGGGCGCGGCAGCGCCATATACATTGCCTTGCTCGATTCCGACGACGTGTGGCTACCGCATCATCTCGCGCAGCAGGTTGCGGTGCTGGACACGCGGCCGGATGTCTCACTGGCGCACAGCTATTTCACCATTATTGACGCAGACAGCCAAACCATGCCAACACCTGCGCCGCTGGTGGGACTCAATGAGCTTGATCTCAAGGGCGCCTTT encodes:
- a CDS encoding glycosyltransferase, whose protein sequence is MARSHEVTICCVKMLGDLAASVDPRIHVVCLDKGEGNDLRLPFRLSRLLRERNIDVMHAHNWGVYLEAALAGVLARTPVCIQTVHGPYMDYAPGWSSQLKRRVRHTLERMLAPLFAKIVTVSDSVQTYIREEIGIPGSRLATIHNGIQVDETAHAPKTAAKLSALPSAD
- a CDS encoding glycosyltransferase yields the protein MNQPQRPLRILYHHRTQGRGAEGVHIVSIVHALEKMGHHVMVLSPSGVDPMKAAGDAPVDKSPVKTKGMQRVWSWISRNLPNWLFELAEIAYNVPAGRRLEEVLAASHYDIIYERYAFYLLAGSRKAAKYNIPFVLEANEVSGIKDRARKQNFERLCRRFERSLFSRCAGILTVSSHLRDRILANGVEPARVRVVPNAVDIEKFALVKRDPGLIAQLGLTGSKVMVVAGWFDKWDRLDFLMSALAKLTAPFPDVKLLVVGDGPVLAEARTKAASLGLDKHLVFAGAVPRKAVLGYLCLADIAVLPHSNEFGSPVVMFEFMGLHVPVVAPRLAPIEDVHVDGETALLFAPLKLEELTDKLSALLSSSELRKAVADRAYAQLVREHTWEQNARQILDVAGRA
- a CDS encoding glycosyltransferase yields the protein MCITVGRLATIKNQAMMIRAFHAAACANAKLWLVGDGPERATLEALAAELALEDRVSFIGFRHDVADLLSQSDIFLMSSNYEGVSIAVLEAMRASLPVIGTQVGGMSETVKPDTGVLMPAGDIAAMAAAIRMLADSPEKRQQLGAAGREFLITEFSINNMLTKYELLYKGNSA